One segment of Vagococcus martis DNA contains the following:
- a CDS encoding alpha/beta fold hydrolase — protein sequence MKTITKERMIEHIPVLEVVPDNYQYDELPCIVFYHGWQTSKELALTPARKLAQLNNRVIVPDAMYHGSRRVENRSKIPSFAFWSSIQHNLIEFNLIKDYLYKKQFVLNNQLSVAGFSMGGMTSAGLLTKHPDITSAAILMGTPDYQGFIDRLVFHSNQRNIPLPPDLEDSLSWTKHYDLNTQPEKMADRPIYFWHGTKDEKIPYHASHDFFETYRHKPFGQQMVFDTGVDEPHILTIETMETMATFLDKHFTH from the coding sequence ATGAAAACTATTACGAAAGAGAGAATGATAGAACATATTCCAGTTCTTGAGGTAGTTCCTGATAATTATCAATATGACGAACTTCCGTGCATCGTATTTTATCACGGGTGGCAAACCTCAAAAGAACTTGCTTTAACTCCTGCGAGAAAACTTGCACAACTAAATAATCGGGTAATTGTACCTGATGCAATGTATCATGGCTCAAGACGTGTCGAAAATCGTTCAAAAATTCCATCATTTGCATTTTGGTCTAGTATTCAACATAATTTAATTGAGTTTAATCTAATTAAAGATTATTTATATAAAAAACAATTCGTTCTAAATAACCAACTTTCTGTTGCTGGTTTTTCCATGGGTGGCATGACAAGTGCTGGATTACTAACCAAGCATCCCGATATCACATCTGCTGCAATCTTAATGGGAACACCTGATTATCAAGGATTTATTGACCGATTAGTATTTCACAGTAATCAAAGAAATATCCCGTTGCCACCAGATTTAGAAGATAGTTTGTCATGGACAAAACACTATGATTTGAATACTCAACCAGAAAAAATGGCAGACCGCCCAATCTATTTTTGGCATGGAACAAAAGATGAAAAAATACCATACCATGCAAGTCACGATTTTTTTGAAACCTATCGACATAAACCTTTTGGACAACAAATGGTCTTTGACACAGGGGTTGATGAACCACATATTTTAACAATAGAAACAATGGAAACAATGGCGACGTTTTTAGACAAACATTTTACACACTAA
- a CDS encoding TPM domain-containing protein, which translates to MGLSFSSLTVFAEASTRVFDDAGLLSSDEKNSLEQAITSFKEQTNQDFVFVSTNDTKGKTWEEYADDYYDDNGFGLGDDKNGMLFLIDMEHRKFHISTTGSMIDILNDNRIDNIIESSTSDMADGRYYDAIENVLAKSESYVQQGPAANSHRVSRDKSSFTFVTIIIASIAGIASALGFYFYISRNYLLKKATYRYPYYEMSQLELTESRTNKVFDVTTTRHIPKPPPSNGSSTHMGGSGTSHGGGSGSF; encoded by the coding sequence TTGGGACTGTCTTTTTCATCTCTGACTGTTTTTGCTGAAGCAAGTACCCGTGTATTTGATGACGCTGGGTTACTTTCTTCTGATGAAAAAAATTCGCTTGAACAAGCGATTACGTCTTTTAAAGAACAAACTAACCAAGATTTTGTTTTTGTTTCAACAAATGATACTAAAGGTAAAACATGGGAAGAATATGCTGATGATTACTATGATGATAATGGCTTTGGGCTTGGCGATGATAAAAATGGTATGCTGTTTTTAATCGACATGGAGCATCGTAAATTTCACATCTCCACTACGGGAAGTATGATTGACATACTCAATGACAATCGTATTGATAACATTATTGAGAGTTCAACAAGCGATATGGCAGATGGTCGTTACTACGATGCCATAGAAAATGTTTTAGCTAAATCAGAAAGCTACGTACAACAAGGTCCTGCTGCTAATTCACATCGTGTTTCTCGTGATAAATCTTCTTTTACGTTTGTGACCATTATTATCGCTAGTATTGCCGGTATTGCGTCAGCTCTTGGGTTTTATTTTTATATTTCTAGAAATTATCTACTAAAAAAAGCAACATATCGTTATCCATATTATGAAATGAGTCAGCTAGAATTGACAGAATCACGTACTAACAAAGTATTTGACGTTACCACAACAAGACACATACCAAAACCACCACCAAGCAATGGGTCAAGTACTCACATGGGTGGCAGCGGAACAAGTCACGGTGGAGGTAGCGGTAGTTTTTAA
- a CDS encoding TFIIB-type zinc ribbon-containing protein, whose amino-acid sequence MSDVISHKCPNCDGPLLFDPSNQTFHCEYCLSVFNEQDLDATAQKKSAENLTHTSSELFNLYDCPSCGAEIVTDDTTAATFCYYCHNPVVLKDRVSGEFLPNNILPFKISEDEAKEQFLSWAKSKKFIPEDFFDESQIEKITGIYFPYWKTDATTKGRVDATGTKITVWRVGETEYTRTRKYKLTRGGKIEFRDLIKNALQKNTKQLMIESVQPFPLTDVTNFDSKYLSGFQAEKRDLEFSDIEPSLTGELSHYTQNILENEMQGFTTISTTYHDSQIINQSNKYLLLPVWVVTYQSETSDEPFYYAMNGVTGKTSGKLPLNKPKLIGTSISIGVLVTLLILVGGYLLF is encoded by the coding sequence ATGTCTGATGTAATATCTCATAAATGTCCAAATTGCGATGGTCCTCTTTTATTTGATCCAAGCAATCAAACATTCCATTGTGAATATTGTTTAAGTGTTTTTAATGAGCAAGATCTAGATGCTACAGCACAAAAAAAATCAGCTGAAAATTTAACTCACACAAGTAGCGAGCTATTTAATCTATATGATTGCCCTTCTTGTGGAGCTGAAATAGTCACCGATGATACAACGGCTGCAACATTTTGTTATTATTGTCATAATCCTGTTGTCTTGAAAGATAGAGTGAGTGGTGAATTTTTACCAAACAATATTCTACCTTTTAAAATTTCAGAAGATGAAGCTAAAGAGCAATTTTTATCTTGGGCAAAATCAAAAAAATTCATTCCAGAAGATTTTTTTGACGAGTCTCAAATTGAAAAAATCACTGGCATTTATTTCCCTTACTGGAAAACAGATGCCACTACAAAAGGACGTGTCGATGCAACTGGAACAAAAATCACTGTTTGGCGTGTTGGTGAAACAGAGTACACTCGTACAAGAAAATATAAACTAACACGCGGTGGAAAAATCGAATTTAGAGATTTAATCAAAAACGCGTTACAAAAGAACACTAAACAATTGATGATTGAGTCTGTTCAACCTTTTCCACTCACGGATGTGACAAATTTTGATTCAAAATATCTATCTGGTTTTCAGGCTGAAAAACGTGATCTTGAGTTTTCTGACATCGAGCCTTCTTTAACAGGTGAGTTATCACACTACACACAAAATATTTTAGAAAACGAAATGCAAGGATTTACGACCATTTCTACTACTTACCATGATAGTCAAATCATCAATCAATCAAATAAATACCTCCTTTTACCTGTTTGGGTAGTAACATATCAATCAGAAACGAGCGATGAACCGTTTTATTATGCGATGAATGGTGTGACAGGTAAAACTAGTGGGAAATTACCTTTAAATAAACCTAAATTAATCGGCACTTCTATTTCAATTGGTGTTTTGGTTACTTTACTTATTTTAGTTGGGGGGTATTTACTATTTTAA
- the galU gene encoding UTP--glucose-1-phosphate uridylyltransferase GalU codes for MVKVKKAVIPAAGLGTRFLPATKAMAKEMLPIVDKPTIQFIVEEALASGIEDILIVTGKAKRPIEDHFDSNLELETNLKEKGKLELLELVEETTGLNLHFIRQSHPLGLGHAVLQAKSFVGNEPFVVMLGDDIMEDDIPLTKQLINDYDATHASTLAVMEVPKEDVSKYGIINPGGEVAKNLFNVKNFVEKPPVEKAPSNMAIIGRYLLTPEIFQVLEEQEPGAGGEIQLTDAIDTLNKTQRVFAHNFTGIRYDVGDKFGYMKTSIEYGLKHPQIKDDLAQLILDLSEDIKKEKGITTKKTESKKTEKE; via the coding sequence ATGGTTAAAGTTAAAAAGGCTGTTATTCCAGCAGCAGGGTTAGGAACGCGTTTTTTACCAGCAACAAAAGCAATGGCAAAAGAGATGTTACCAATTGTCGATAAACCAACGATTCAATTTATCGTAGAAGAAGCACTTGCTTCAGGGATTGAAGATATTTTAATCGTCACAGGCAAAGCAAAACGCCCAATCGAAGATCATTTTGATTCAAACTTAGAACTTGAAACAAACTTAAAAGAAAAGGGTAAATTAGAGTTATTAGAGCTTGTTGAAGAAACAACTGGTCTAAACTTACACTTTATTCGTCAATCACATCCTTTAGGGTTAGGTCATGCTGTCTTGCAAGCAAAATCATTTGTAGGCAATGAGCCATTTGTCGTGATGCTAGGTGATGATATTATGGAAGATGATATTCCTTTAACAAAACAATTAATCAATGACTATGATGCGACTCACGCTTCGACACTTGCTGTGATGGAAGTACCAAAAGAAGATGTGTCAAAATATGGCATCATTAACCCAGGTGGTGAAGTAGCTAAAAACTTGTTCAATGTCAAAAATTTTGTAGAAAAACCACCAGTAGAAAAAGCACCAAGTAATATGGCGATTATCGGTCGTTATCTATTAACGCCAGAAATTTTCCAAGTTCTTGAAGAACAAGAACCAGGAGCTGGAGGAGAAATCCAATTAACAGACGCGATTGATACATTAAATAAAACACAACGCGTATTTGCACATAACTTTACCGGAATTCGTTATGATGTTGGTGATAAATTCGGTTATATGAAAACAAGTATTGAATATGGTTTGAAACATCCTCAGATTAAAGATGATTTAGCCCAACTTATTTTAGATTTGAGTGAAGACATCAAAAAAGAAAAAGGCATCACAACAAAAAAAACTGAGAGCAAAAAAACTGAGAAGGAATAA
- the hprK gene encoding HPr(Ser) kinase/phosphatase — protein sequence MVQVKDIVNQLHLDVYSGDDFLNRTIASSEISRPGLELTGYFNYYPYDRIQVLGMKEITFIEKMTSAEKSMIFKKLCNEDTPCFVIARGLSIPEELVNAANKKEIPIIQSTISTSRLSGMISNFLESQLAERVSIHGVLVEVYGLGVLIQGSSGIGKSETGLELIKKGHRLIADDRVDIYRQDERTVIGESPKILEHLMEIRGVGIIDVMNLFGASAVRNHAHISLVVNLQDWSVDNTFDRLGSGTESIDLAHVPVPKITIPVSNGRNVATIIEVAAMNFRAKTMGYDATKKFENNLAQLIAENSESDKEFDK from the coding sequence ATGGTTCAAGTTAAAGATATTGTGAATCAACTACATTTGGATGTCTATTCAGGTGATGACTTTTTAAATCGTACTATAGCATCTAGTGAAATATCTAGACCGGGATTGGAATTAACAGGGTACTTTAATTATTATCCGTATGACCGAATCCAAGTTCTAGGGATGAAAGAAATTACCTTTATAGAAAAAATGACATCTGCTGAAAAATCGATGATTTTTAAAAAATTATGCAATGAAGACACACCTTGTTTTGTCATTGCACGAGGTCTAAGCATACCCGAAGAATTAGTTAATGCAGCAAATAAGAAAGAAATACCAATTATACAGTCGACAATTTCTACCTCACGATTGTCTGGGATGATTTCAAATTTCTTAGAAAGTCAATTAGCAGAACGTGTATCGATTCATGGCGTGCTTGTTGAAGTCTATGGATTAGGTGTATTAATTCAAGGAAGTAGTGGTATTGGAAAAAGTGAAACCGGTCTTGAATTAATTAAAAAAGGGCATCGCTTGATTGCAGATGATCGTGTCGATATTTACCGTCAAGATGAACGAACAGTCATAGGTGAGTCACCAAAAATTTTAGAGCATTTAATGGAAATTCGTGGTGTTGGTATTATTGATGTGATGAATTTATTTGGAGCAAGTGCTGTGAGAAATCATGCTCATATCTCACTCGTTGTCAACTTACAAGACTGGAGTGTCGACAACACATTCGACAGGTTAGGATCTGGTACAGAATCAATTGATTTAGCTCATGTTCCAGTACCAAAAATTACGATTCCAGTTTCCAATGGACGTAACGTTGCGACAATCATTGAAGTCGCTGCGATGAACTTTAGAGCTAAAACAATGGGGTATGATGCGACGAAAAAATTTGAAAATAATTTAGCACAATTAATTGCTGAAAATTCTGAGAGTGATAAGGAGTTTGATAAATGA
- a CDS encoding M24 family metallopeptidase — MISLEPVEELVVERNLVPVALTDETMDERLEKVISRMIEENLDALAIYCDLEHGGNFEYLTGFITRFEEGLLVLHKNKDAYLILGNENLNKASKSRIKAKGIHMPHLSLANQPMDDDKPVVDYFEEAGLTSDMQVGVVGWKLFTSQYGNDKTYFDLPNFLVDGLKDVVGENNLSNQTGLFINSDTGARVTNNSNEVAHYEFWAQLSSQSMSKGLQKFDVGVSEMEIGDVMQEKGQPRSVVTIAATGERFVKANMYPTDKKVTLGDPVSMTVGYKGGLTSRAGYAVEKSSQLPKGQEDYLDALAKPYFNAIATWLETIKIGMTGQEMYDVIEKVLPQEKYGWHLNPGHLFADEEWLSSPIYPNSNIQLKSGMMFQTDIIPSLSGYAGTSCESGILLANKELQEDIKKNYPEMYDNFMKRREFIKTQLNIDISEDILPMTDTVAYYRPFFLDKKQALKRNK, encoded by the coding sequence ATTATATCACTGGAACCTGTAGAGGAGTTAGTCGTCGAAAGAAATTTGGTACCAGTTGCACTAACAGATGAAACCATGGATGAACGACTTGAAAAAGTAATCAGTAGAATGATAGAGGAAAACTTGGATGCATTAGCCATTTATTGTGATTTAGAACATGGTGGCAATTTTGAATACTTAACAGGCTTTATTACACGTTTTGAAGAAGGATTGCTCGTATTACACAAAAATAAAGATGCCTATTTAATATTAGGTAACGAAAATCTAAATAAAGCATCTAAATCACGTATCAAAGCTAAAGGAATCCATATGCCACATTTATCACTTGCAAATCAACCAATGGATGATGATAAACCAGTTGTAGATTACTTTGAAGAAGCTGGGCTAACAAGTGATATGCAAGTTGGTGTAGTTGGATGGAAATTATTTACTAGTCAATATGGTAATGACAAAACTTATTTTGATTTACCTAATTTTTTAGTTGATGGCCTAAAAGATGTTGTTGGAGAAAACAATCTATCGAATCAAACAGGTCTTTTTATTAATAGTGACACTGGAGCAAGAGTGACAAATAATAGTAATGAAGTTGCGCATTACGAATTTTGGGCACAATTATCTAGTCAAAGTATGTCGAAAGGATTGCAAAAATTTGATGTCGGTGTATCAGAAATGGAAATTGGAGATGTTATGCAAGAAAAAGGTCAGCCAAGAAGTGTCGTGACCATTGCAGCAACAGGCGAACGTTTTGTCAAAGCAAACATGTATCCAACAGATAAAAAAGTGACATTGGGTGATCCGGTATCGATGACAGTTGGCTATAAAGGTGGATTAACCTCAAGAGCAGGGTATGCTGTTGAAAAATCCAGTCAACTTCCAAAAGGGCAAGAGGATTATTTAGATGCTTTAGCTAAACCTTATTTTAATGCTATTGCGACATGGCTTGAGACAATAAAAATCGGGATGACCGGCCAAGAGATGTATGATGTAATAGAAAAAGTGTTACCGCAAGAAAAATACGGATGGCATCTAAATCCAGGTCATTTATTTGCGGATGAGGAATGGCTATCTTCACCAATTTATCCTAACTCTAATATCCAGCTAAAAAGCGGGATGATGTTTCAAACTGATATTATCCCTTCTCTTTCAGGTTATGCTGGGACAAGTTGTGAGAGTGGAATTTTATTAGCCAATAAAGAACTACAAGAAGATATCAAAAAAAACTATCCAGAAATGTATGATAATTTTATGAAACGAAGAGAATTTATTAAAACACAACTAAATATTGATATTAGTGAAGATATATTACCTATGACAGATACAGTGGCTTATTATCGACCATTTTTCTTAGATAAAAAGCAGGCATTAAAACGAAACAAATAA
- a CDS encoding threonine/serine exporter family protein: MLIKLFFSFVAGCAIAILYNIEKDYTLLCGLSGMFTWFIYYICTKLSFSEAMSSLIALLALIFLSHLLSKWKNVSSLVFNMPGIMPIVPGGLLFKTFNNLTEKHYEVALHYGFQACLVGGAIAIGFIINEAVSKILLAAKIKIEEEPFINKKNKSS, from the coding sequence ATGCTGATTAAATTATTTTTTAGTTTTGTCGCCGGATGTGCGATTGCGATTCTTTATAATATAGAAAAAGATTACACATTGCTATGTGGGTTGTCAGGGATGTTTACGTGGTTCATCTACTATATTTGTACAAAATTGTCCTTTAGTGAGGCGATGTCTTCATTAATAGCGTTGCTAGCGTTAATCTTTCTTTCTCATCTTTTAAGTAAATGGAAAAATGTCTCCAGTCTGGTTTTTAATATGCCAGGAATTATGCCGATAGTCCCTGGAGGATTACTATTTAAAACGTTTAATAATTTAACTGAGAAGCACTATGAAGTAGCGCTACATTACGGATTTCAAGCATGCTTAGTAGGGGGTGCGATTGCGATAGGATTTATTATCAATGAAGCGGTATCTAAAATTTTATTGGCCGCTAAAATAAAAATCGAGGAAGAACCATTTATTAACAAAAAAAATAAATCATCTTAA
- the rplS gene encoding 50S ribosomal protein L19, which translates to MNPLIEEITKEQLRSDIPAFRPGDTVRVHAKVVEGTRERIQLFEGVVIKRRGAGISETYTVRKISNGVGVERTFPIHTPRVAQIEVIRYGKVRRAKLYYIRALHGKAARIKEIRR; encoded by the coding sequence ATGAATCCATTAATAGAAGAAATTACAAAAGAACAATTACGCTCTGATATCCCAGCTTTTAGACCTGGTGACACTGTACGTGTACATGCTAAAGTTGTTGAGGGTACTCGTGAACGTATCCAGTTATTTGAAGGTGTTGTAATCAAACGCCGTGGAGCTGGAATTAGCGAAACTTACACTGTACGTAAAATTTCTAATGGTGTTGGTGTGGAACGTACTTTCCCAATCCATACACCACGTGTTGCTCAAATCGAAGTAATCCGTTATGGTAAAGTTCGTCGTGCGAAACTTTATTACATCCGTGCATTACATGGTAAAGCAGCAAGAATTAAAGAAATCCGTCGTTAA
- a CDS encoding nucleoid-associated protein, whose protein sequence is MEINKAILHIIDKDSGQLICSQAELDLREFHVSQYMETILKRLDKGEYKHGILSEDNEIVPFIKEVQTDFIKATQDIAQSMFDVLAISEDAPSGDVLFLDTQDSEDNHSLVVIKFNYKPQFTHHVTYVDDVMQNNIILNRTVFPSVTQKIDECFIVNLNDLATRVIEKRYMFEGEKRFYFTERLLQLDPLPTVSEKLKIVKKAVKQVAKRYNEEEYVSMSQAQQAIFESIESDGIIDTQKVADVVFKDNISAKEEYQEIIEKTKFTEDIPENIVKYEKKYSKQKFKLANGIELSIPSDVFNDPNMVEFINNPDGTVSVMIKNIEEIISKF, encoded by the coding sequence ATGGAAATAAATAAAGCAATTTTGCACATTATTGATAAAGATTCGGGGCAATTGATTTGTTCACAAGCTGAACTTGACTTACGAGAATTTCATGTGAGTCAGTATATGGAAACTATTTTAAAAAGACTTGATAAAGGGGAATACAAGCATGGGATATTGTCAGAAGACAATGAGATTGTTCCTTTTATTAAAGAAGTGCAAACAGATTTTATTAAGGCAACACAAGATATTGCACAATCGATGTTTGATGTGTTAGCTATTAGTGAGGATGCGCCAAGTGGGGATGTGTTGTTTTTAGATACGCAAGATTCAGAGGACAATCATTCGTTAGTGGTGATTAAATTTAACTATAAGCCACAGTTTACTCATCACGTAACTTATGTAGATGATGTGATGCAAAACAACATCATTTTAAATCGAACAGTGTTTCCTTCAGTAACCCAGAAAATAGATGAGTGTTTTATTGTTAATTTGAATGATTTAGCCACACGAGTGATTGAAAAACGCTACATGTTTGAAGGTGAGAAACGCTTCTACTTTACAGAACGATTACTACAGCTTGATCCACTTCCAACTGTTAGTGAGAAGTTGAAAATTGTTAAAAAGGCAGTTAAACAAGTCGCAAAACGCTACAACGAAGAAGAATATGTCAGCATGAGCCAAGCACAACAAGCTATTTTTGAAAGTATCGAATCTGATGGAATCATTGACACACAAAAAGTGGCAGATGTTGTGTTTAAAGACAACATTTCTGCCAAAGAAGAGTATCAAGAAATTATTGAGAAAACCAAATTCACAGAAGACATTCCAGAAAATATTGTGAAATATGAAAAAAAATACAGTAAACAAAAGTTTAAATTAGCAAATGGGATTGAATTATCCATCCCAAGTGATGTGTTTAACGACCCAAACATGGTTGAATTTATTAATAATCCTGATGGAACCGTATCAGTAATGATAAAAAATATTGAAGAAATCATTAGTAAGTTTTAG
- a CDS encoding NAD(P)H-dependent glycerol-3-phosphate dehydrogenase: MKQKIAVLGAGSWGTALAMVLVENGHDVTIWGNKETQINEINEKHTNTHYLKEITLPTELVATINLEEAIKDADAVLFVVPTKAMRDVSKQFNEVCQNKPIVIHASKGLEQDTHKRITEVLEEEISPSHREAIVVLSGPSHAEEVAVKDVTTITAASSSMEAAEYVQKLFSNDYFRVYTNSDVIGVEMGAALKNIIALGSGALKGLDYGDNARAAIMTRGLAEISRLGVAMGANPLTFIGLSGVGDLAVTCASEHSRNFRAGYLLGKGNSLDDVLDNMGMIVEGVYTTKAAYELAQERQIEMPITEAIYDVIYNHKDVSSTVKNIMLREHKSEQEL; the protein is encoded by the coding sequence ATGAAACAAAAAATTGCTGTTTTAGGAGCAGGCTCATGGGGCACCGCTCTAGCTATGGTTCTCGTAGAAAATGGTCATGATGTGACGATTTGGGGAAATAAAGAAACGCAAATAAATGAAATAAATGAGAAGCACACAAATACGCATTACTTAAAGGAAATAACGTTACCAACGGAATTAGTGGCAACAATTAATTTAGAAGAAGCGATTAAAGACGCTGATGCTGTATTATTTGTTGTGCCGACAAAAGCGATGCGAGATGTATCGAAACAATTTAATGAAGTTTGTCAAAATAAACCAATTGTCATCCATGCAAGTAAAGGCTTAGAGCAAGACACACATAAACGTATTACTGAAGTACTTGAAGAAGAAATTTCTCCAAGTCATCGTGAAGCGATTGTAGTATTGTCTGGGCCAAGTCATGCTGAAGAAGTGGCTGTAAAAGATGTGACAACAATTACGGCAGCATCAAGCTCAATGGAAGCTGCTGAATACGTTCAAAAGTTATTTTCAAATGATTATTTTAGAGTATATACCAACAGTGATGTGATTGGTGTCGAGATGGGCGCTGCGTTAAAAAATATTATTGCGCTTGGATCTGGTGCTTTAAAAGGGTTAGATTATGGCGATAATGCACGTGCGGCTATTATGACACGTGGATTAGCTGAAATTAGTCGATTAGGTGTGGCAATGGGGGCGAACCCGTTAACATTTATCGGCTTAAGTGGTGTCGGTGATTTAGCTGTAACGTGTGCTAGTGAACACTCTCGTAACTTTAGAGCAGGTTACTTGTTAGGGAAGGGTAACTCTTTAGATGATGTGTTAGATAATATGGGCATGATCGTTGAAGGGGTTTATACGACAAAAGCGGCGTATGAACTAGCGCAAGAAAGACAAATTGAAATGCCAATTACTGAAGCGATTTATGATGTTATTTATAACCATAAAGATGTGTCATCAACAGTTAAAAATATTATGCTTAGAGAACATAAATCTGAGCAGGAATTATAA
- the lgt gene encoding prolipoprotein diacylglyceryl transferase, with protein MIAAINPTAFHIFGIGIQWYAVIIVSGIVLVSWLATKEAVKVGLKEDDVIDMMLWALPISIIGARLYYVIFEWQYYAQNPIEIFAIRNGGLAIYGGLIAGGLVLYFYTRHHFINTWTFLDIAAPSVLLAQAIGRWGNFMNHEAFGEITTKAFLMKLHLPNFIIENMYIDGAYRQPTFLYESSWNVLGFIMIILLRRKEHFFKQGEIALTYVLWYSFGRFFIEGMRTDSLMFFGGLRVSQILSAVLFFGALAIMIIRRRNKELPYYNRSYSIK; from the coding sequence ATGATTGCAGCGATAAATCCGACAGCTTTTCATATTTTTGGTATAGGCATTCAGTGGTATGCGGTTATCATCGTGTCAGGAATAGTCCTTGTGTCATGGTTGGCAACCAAAGAGGCTGTTAAAGTTGGATTAAAAGAAGATGATGTCATAGATATGATGTTATGGGCGTTACCTATTTCGATTATCGGGGCAAGGCTATACTATGTTATATTTGAGTGGCAATATTACGCACAGAATCCTATCGAAATTTTTGCGATACGAAATGGTGGGCTTGCAATATATGGTGGATTAATTGCCGGTGGATTGGTACTGTATTTTTACACACGACATCATTTCATTAATACATGGACATTTTTAGATATTGCAGCACCAAGTGTGTTGTTAGCACAAGCAATCGGGAGATGGGGAAACTTCATGAATCATGAAGCCTTTGGAGAAATTACAACCAAAGCGTTCCTTATGAAACTTCATCTACCTAATTTTATTATTGAAAACATGTATATTGATGGGGCGTATAGACAGCCAACGTTTCTATATGAAAGTTCATGGAACGTATTAGGATTTATTATGATAATTTTACTAAGACGAAAAGAACATTTCTTTAAGCAAGGTGAAATAGCTTTAACATATGTTTTATGGTATTCATTTGGGCGTTTCTTCATTGAAGGAATGAGAACAGACAGTTTGATGTTCTTTGGTGGCTTGAGAGTGTCACAAATATTATCTGCTGTTTTATTCTTTGGAGCATTAGCTATTATGATTATTAGACGTCGTAATAAAGAGTTACCATACTATAATCGCTCGTATAGTATTAAATAA
- a CDS encoding threonine/serine exporter family protein, translated as MDSQTNFDDIVQVCLLYGKILQESNATSDMINGNIQKIIHHLNVENDEISTFNAETSFVIINRHDNTVKMIPVERSGYNFEKILRVERVLDDFLANKLDTQSFLNELRVINNKTYSFPKRIRIISAALVCGGMNVIMNGLNWNFLTTFFLGMIGYWLYLKIKETTKINIFAILSYSTIICFLIVGLVKLHIVVEPYSILFSCIMPLLPGTTFVNAIRAMMDGNYLTGMIQSMDAFSTALMLGLPVAIIFSSVL; from the coding sequence ATGGATTCACAAACTAACTTTGATGATATCGTGCAAGTCTGTCTGCTTTATGGCAAAATTTTACAAGAGAGCAATGCGACGAGTGATATGATAAATGGAAATATACAAAAAATAATTCACCATCTAAACGTAGAAAATGATGAAATATCAACATTTAATGCTGAAACGAGCTTTGTTATTATTAATCGTCATGATAATACAGTAAAGATGATTCCAGTTGAACGTTCTGGATATAACTTTGAAAAAATACTTCGGGTAGAAAGGGTACTAGATGATTTTTTGGCTAATAAACTAGATACCCAATCTTTTCTAAATGAATTAAGAGTGATTAATAATAAAACCTATTCTTTCCCAAAACGCATAAGAATCATTAGTGCAGCCCTTGTTTGTGGTGGGATGAATGTCATTATGAATGGCTTGAATTGGAATTTTTTGACGACGTTTTTCTTAGGCATGATTGGTTACTGGTTGTATTTAAAAATTAAAGAAACAACAAAAATTAATATCTTTGCGATTTTGTCTTATTCAACCATTATTTGCTTTTTGATTGTTGGTTTAGTCAAGCTTCATATTGTTGTAGAGCCGTATTCGATTTTATTTAGTTGTATCATGCCATTATTACCAGGCACGACATTTGTTAATGCGATTCGTGCCATGATGGATGGTAATTATTTAACAGGCATGATTCAGTCGATGGATGCCTTTAGTACGGCTTTGATGTTAGGTTTACCTGTAGCGATTATATTTTCAAGTGTGTTATAA